One part of the Algibacter sp. L1A34 genome encodes these proteins:
- a CDS encoding ABC transporter permease, which translates to MFDLDLWREIFQSINMNRTRSLLSGFTVAFAILLFAILFGIANGLQNTFQEAFGTDANNSIIIYPGRTTKANKGMQVGRRIQFKNEDREFIKEKYGDKVQFITSKVNKSVNASFKGEKNSYQLRGVYPEYMFIENNVVKEGRYINQNDLTNKTKVVVIGKKVEDELFFKETAIGKYINLSGIQYKVVGVFTDDEGDSEESIIYMPITTIQRVYGNNDLVDLIHLTYNPEMNSTEALALGVSIEKSLKEKFDVARSDQRAIRIRNMAQGTQQVDMMTTSLSIIILVIGFGTLIAGIVGISNIMIFIVKERTKEIGIRKALGASPRSIVSIILLESIIITAIAGYVGLLVGVGVLELATPVLKDYFIKDPGVSNSLVAGATITLIVAGAIAGYLPAKRASQIKPIVALRND; encoded by the coding sequence ATGTTTGATTTAGATCTCTGGCGCGAAATATTCCAAAGTATTAATATGAATAGAACTCGGAGTTTACTCTCGGGTTTTACGGTAGCATTTGCCATTTTGCTATTCGCTATTTTATTCGGGATTGCGAATGGTTTACAAAACACCTTTCAGGAAGCTTTTGGTACCGATGCTAATAATTCTATTATTATTTATCCGGGAAGAACAACCAAAGCTAATAAAGGGATGCAGGTTGGTAGAAGAATTCAGTTTAAAAACGAAGACCGCGAATTTATAAAAGAAAAATACGGCGATAAAGTTCAGTTTATTACTTCTAAGGTAAATAAAAGTGTTAATGCTTCTTTTAAAGGCGAAAAGAATAGTTACCAACTTCGTGGTGTTTATCCCGAGTATATGTTTATTGAAAACAATGTGGTTAAAGAGGGCCGCTATATCAACCAAAACGATTTAACTAACAAAACGAAAGTAGTTGTTATTGGTAAAAAGGTTGAAGATGAATTGTTTTTTAAAGAAACTGCCATTGGAAAATATATTAACCTTAGCGGAATTCAATATAAAGTAGTAGGTGTTTTTACCGATGATGAAGGTGACAGTGAAGAAAGTATTATCTACATGCCAATTACAACTATACAACGTGTTTATGGTAATAACGATTTGGTAGATTTAATACATCTAACTTATAATCCGGAAATGAATTCTACAGAAGCACTTGCTTTAGGTGTTTCAATAGAAAAAAGTTTAAAGGAAAAATTTGATGTGGCTAGAAGTGATCAGCGAGCTATTCGTATCAGGAATATGGCGCAAGGCACACAACAAGTGGATATGATGACTACCAGTTTATCCATAATTATACTTGTCATAGGTTTCGGAACTTTAATTGCTGGTATTGTTGGTATTAGTAATATCATGATTTTTATTGTGAAAGAGCGTACTAAAGAAATCGGGATACGTAAAGCATTAGGTGCATCACCAAGATCTATAGTTTCCATTATTTTATTAGAATCTATAATAATTACGGCTATTGCAGGATATGTAGGTTTATTGGTAGGTGTTGGTGTTTTAGAACTCGCCACACCGGTTTTAAAAGATTACTTTATAAAAGATCCTGGAGTAAGTAACAGCTTAGTAGCAGGCGCAACCATTACATTAATAGTTGCGGGAGCCATTGCAGGGTATTTACCAGCAAAACGAGCATCACAAATTAAGCCCATTGTAGCTTTAAGAAACGATTAA
- a CDS encoding ABC transporter ATP-binding protein, whose protein sequence is MLEIRQLHKSYPIGDSSLHVLKGIDLSVKEGEMVAIMGSSGSGKSTLLNIIGMLDEADEGEYVLDGLPIKNLTEKKAAVYRNKFLGFIFQSFNLINYKTALENVALPLYYQGMKRKERLELAMFHLEKVGLADWAKHLPKELSGGQKQRVAIARALAADPKLLLADEPTGALDTKTSHEIMEFIQHLNDEGKTILMVTHEEDIAAMCKRNVRLRDGVIIEDRMVEQVRAKLYV, encoded by the coding sequence ATGTTAGAAATTCGTCAGTTACACAAATCCTATCCTATAGGAGATTCAAGTTTACATGTTTTAAAAGGTATCGATCTTTCTGTTAAAGAAGGAGAAATGGTAGCTATTATGGGGTCTTCAGGCTCTGGTAAATCAACATTACTTAATATTATTGGTATGTTGGATGAAGCAGATGAAGGCGAATATGTTTTAGATGGATTGCCTATTAAAAATCTTACCGAAAAGAAAGCAGCCGTTTATAGAAATAAATTTCTTGGCTTTATCTTTCAATCCTTTAATTTAATAAATTACAAAACGGCACTAGAAAATGTTGCGCTTCCCTTGTATTATCAAGGTATGAAACGAAAGGAACGTTTAGAATTAGCTATGTTTCATTTAGAAAAAGTAGGTTTGGCCGATTGGGCAAAGCACTTACCGAAAGAGCTTTCTGGAGGTCAAAAACAACGTGTAGCGATTGCAAGAGCATTAGCTGCAGATCCAAAATTATTATTGGCCGATGAACCAACAGGTGCATTAGATACTAAAACTTCACATGAAATTATGGAGTTTATTCAACATCTTAATGATGAAGGAAAAACGATTTTAATGGTAACGCACGAAGAAGATATTGCCGCTATGTGTAAGCGAAATGTTAGACTTAGAGATGGTGTTATTATCGAAGATAGAATGGTAGAACAAGTTAGAGCGAAACTTTATGTTTGA
- the cyoE gene encoding heme o synthase — protein MGRSKTTTENPGLISDFKEITKMRLALSVVFSSLAGYLLGVDTVDFKTLTLLAFGGYFMVGASNAFNQIIEKDLDVLMNRTKNRPIPAGRMSVNTAFVIATIFTILGLIILYTINKQTAMFGAISIFIYTCVYTPLKTKTPISVFVGAIPGAIPFMLGWVAATDHFGMEPGTLFALQFFWQFPHFWAIGWFLFEDYKRGGFFMLPTGKQDRGTAVQIIMYTIWTILISIIPVFGFTGRLHLSIVAAVIVFILGLGMLHYAIQLFKKMTEQSAKELMLSSVAYITLVQIVYVIDKFIS, from the coding sequence TTGGGCAGATCTAAAACAACTACAGAAAATCCGGGATTAATATCAGATTTTAAGGAAATCACAAAAATGCGATTAGCATTAAGCGTAGTGTTTTCTTCTCTTGCTGGTTACTTGCTTGGTGTAGATACAGTCGATTTTAAAACTTTAACCTTACTGGCTTTTGGTGGTTATTTTATGGTGGGCGCATCTAATGCATTTAATCAAATTATTGAAAAGGATTTGGATGTGTTAATGAACAGAACTAAGAATAGACCTATTCCTGCTGGCCGCATGTCTGTAAATACAGCATTCGTTATAGCAACAATTTTTACCATTTTAGGACTTATTATTTTATACACCATAAACAAGCAAACAGCTATGTTTGGTGCTATTTCTATTTTTATATACACCTGTGTTTATACACCTTTAAAAACAAAAACACCTATTTCGGTTTTTGTTGGTGCTATTCCTGGTGCTATTCCGTTTATGTTAGGTTGGGTTGCTGCTACAGATCATTTTGGTATGGAGCCAGGGACTTTATTCGCTCTACAGTTTTTTTGGCAATTTCCACATTTTTGGGCTATTGGTTGGTTTTTGTTTGAAGACTATAAACGTGGTGGCTTCTTTATGTTACCCACAGGGAAACAAGATAGAGGTACAGCAGTACAAATTATTATGTACACAATTTGGACCATTTTAATTTCAATAATTCCGGTGTTTGGTTTTACTGGTCGCCTGCATCTATCTATTGTTGCGGCAGTTATTGTTTTTATTCTCGGATTGGGAATGTTACATTATGCTATTCAATTATTTAAAAAAATGACAGAGCAGTCTGCTAAAGAACTTATGTTATCCAGTGTGGCTTACATTACTTTGGTGCAAATTGTTTATGTTATCGATAAATTTATAAGTTAA
- a CDS encoding cytochrome C oxidase subunit IV family protein yields MAHEHKLEIFKGLVKFKTNTQKIWGVLILLTFITVVEVILGIVKPESLSGSVLGMKALNWIFIILTIVKAYYITWDFMHMRDETKSLQRMVVWTAIFLITYLVFILLQEGGYVFRVYDNGYIKRDF; encoded by the coding sequence ATGGCACACGAGCATAAATTAGAAATATTTAAAGGTTTAGTTAAGTTTAAAACAAATACTCAGAAAATTTGGGGTGTTTTAATACTCTTAACGTTTATAACGGTTGTAGAGGTTATTTTAGGTATAGTTAAGCCAGAATCTTTATCTGGATCTGTTTTAGGTATGAAAGCTTTAAACTGGATTTTCATTATTTTAACGATAGTAAAAGCTTATTATATTACTTGGGATTTTATGCACATGCGTGATGAAACAAAAAGTTTACAACGTATGGTTGTATGGACGGCTATTTTCTTGATTACATACCTAGTATTTATCTTATTGCAAGAAGGTGGTTACGTTTTTAGAGTGTATGATAACGGATACATAAAAAGAGATTTCTAA
- a CDS encoding TolC family protein translates to MNNITLQNLKKALFLAVLSCSVTSFSQEKLWSLEACVNHALEHNVTIKQAENSLLTNDQDIIAAKGQFLPSVSGSVSQGLSLGTSLVAEGIFANRTSHSTNAGLSVSQTVFNGFRNLNNSKSAFLNRETNELELSRIKDDISLNVVNAYLNVLFNKENLETAQAQMQFSEKQLNQVKSLVDAGVQPKANIYDADATLSRDAQQVTLAENNFNLALLSLSQLLQVPYNGFNVEIIDINSPSEAVMYKSVDPVLNYALENRNEIKIAEKNIESAELNTEISKGGYLPSVSLSYGFGTNAFYSNLSSNEEAFLEQLNNNKGHSFNLGVSIPIFSRFQNKTNVAKSKIQEDNSKLRLQQAKIDLESNIQRAYTDAQAGLKAYLAAKKSLESQTLAFNNSKERFDIGVLTNFDLEQARVQLINAESSLINAKYDFVFKTKVLDFYMGKSLVN, encoded by the coding sequence ATGAATAATATTACACTGCAAAATTTAAAGAAAGCACTATTCTTAGCTGTTTTATCTTGTTCAGTTACATCATTTTCACAAGAGAAGTTGTGGAGCTTAGAAGCTTGTGTAAATCATGCTTTGGAACATAATGTCACGATTAAACAAGCTGAGAATTCACTTCTTACGAACGATCAAGATATAATTGCTGCTAAGGGACAATTTTTGCCATCAGTAAGTGGTAGTGTCTCTCAAGGTTTAAGTTTAGGAACCTCTTTGGTTGCGGAAGGTATTTTTGCAAATAGAACCAGTCATTCCACAAACGCTGGACTTAGTGTTTCGCAAACGGTTTTCAATGGTTTTAGAAATTTAAATAATAGCAAATCGGCTTTTTTAAATCGTGAAACTAATGAGCTAGAACTTAGTCGTATTAAAGATGATATTTCGCTTAATGTTGTAAACGCATATTTAAATGTACTTTTTAATAAAGAAAATTTAGAAACTGCTCAAGCACAAATGCAGTTTAGTGAAAAACAACTAAATCAAGTTAAGAGTTTAGTTGATGCTGGAGTGCAACCCAAAGCTAATATTTACGATGCCGATGCTACTCTAAGTCGAGATGCACAACAAGTAACACTAGCCGAAAATAATTTTAATTTAGCATTATTATCACTTTCACAACTTTTACAAGTACCTTACAATGGGTTTAATGTTGAAATAATTGATATTAATTCACCTTCTGAAGCTGTTATGTATAAAAGCGTAGATCCCGTTTTAAATTATGCTTTAGAAAATAGAAATGAAATTAAAATTGCTGAAAAAAATATTGAAAGTGCAGAATTAAACACCGAGATTTCTAAAGGTGGTTACTTACCATCTGTATCTTTAAGCTACGGTTTTGGTACTAATGCTTTTTATTCAAATTTATCGAGTAATGAAGAAGCTTTTTTAGAGCAGCTAAATAATAATAAAGGACACAGTTTTAATTTGGGCGTAAGCATTCCTATCTTTTCAAGATTTCAAAATAAAACTAATGTTGCAAAATCTAAAATTCAAGAAGATAATTCTAAACTACGTTTACAACAAGCTAAAATAGATTTAGAGTCTAATATTCAACGTGCTTATACTGATGCTCAAGCCGGTTTAAAAGCTTATTTAGCAGCAAAGAAATCTTTAGAATCTCAAACTTTAGCGTTTAATAACTCTAAAGAGCGTTTTGATATTGGTGTACTAACGAATTTTGATTTAGAGCAAGCTCGTGTACAACTTATAAATGCAGAATCTTCTTTAATAAATGCGAAATACGATTTCGTTTTCAAAACAAAAGTATTAGACTTTTACATGGGTAAATCTTTAGTAAATTAG
- a CDS encoding ABC transporter permease — protein MFKFLLEKDTWQEVFDSLSKNKLRSILTMVGVWWGILLLIGLLGSARGLENSFNVLFGDFATNSVFVWGQSTGKPFKGFQEGREVKLSLSDAKKIEENVEGIEFVLPRNQRSATVTKNFLSGSFQMAGDYPLLDQLQKKKLIHGRFINQNDIDDNKKIVVISEDTYKQLYEKDAEVIGTYLIINDINFKVVGMFDSGNVNMGPSTDMHIPFTTYQQIYNQGDRIGWMMITGKPEYDIKQIEEDSKLLLKNLNNIHPEDKRAFGSFNLGKEFSKMTGFLTGMQFLTWFVGIATLIAGVFAIGNILLITVKERTKEIGVRRALGATPFEIKRQIVVEAVFLTLVAGLFGIISGGLILILLDNLFGQGADAALVNASVSIGVVFTALLILVVLGTLIGLIPATKATSIKPIEALREE, from the coding sequence ATGTTTAAATTTTTACTAGAGAAAGATACCTGGCAAGAAGTTTTCGATAGCTTAAGCAAAAACAAACTACGGTCTATTTTAACCATGGTTGGTGTTTGGTGGGGTATTTTATTACTTATTGGTTTACTTGGTTCTGCACGTGGTTTAGAGAATTCTTTTAACGTGTTGTTTGGAGATTTTGCAACTAACAGTGTTTTTGTTTGGGGGCAAAGTACAGGGAAACCTTTTAAAGGTTTTCAAGAAGGTCGAGAGGTGAAATTATCATTATCCGACGCTAAAAAAATAGAAGAAAATGTTGAAGGTATCGAGTTTGTACTTCCTAGAAATCAAAGAAGCGCAACGGTTACAAAGAATTTTTTATCAGGAAGTTTTCAAATGGCGGGCGATTATCCGCTTTTAGATCAACTTCAAAAGAAAAAATTAATACACGGTCGTTTTATCAATCAGAATGATATTGATGACAATAAAAAAATTGTAGTCATTTCAGAAGATACTTATAAACAGCTTTATGAAAAAGATGCCGAAGTTATTGGAACCTATTTAATTATTAATGATATTAATTTTAAAGTTGTTGGAATGTTCGATTCTGGTAACGTTAATATGGGGCCGTCTACAGATATGCATATTCCGTTTACTACCTATCAGCAAATTTACAATCAAGGCGATCGTATAGGTTGGATGATGATCACCGGAAAACCAGAATATGATATTAAGCAAATAGAAGAAGATTCTAAATTGTTACTAAAAAACTTAAATAATATTCACCCAGAAGATAAGCGTGCATTTGGAAGTTTTAATTTAGGAAAAGAGTTTTCTAAAATGACGGGCTTTTTAACCGGTATGCAATTTTTAACATGGTTTGTGGGTATTGCTACATTAATAGCTGGAGTTTTTGCTATTGGGAATATCCTATTAATTACCGTAAAAGAACGAACCAAAGAAATTGGAGTGCGTCGGGCACTAGGTGCAACTCCATTCGAGATTAAAAGACAAATAGTTGTCGAGGCTGTGTTTTTAACATTAGTAGCAGGCCTGTTTGGTATTATTTCCGGAGGTTTAATTTTAATACTACTCGATAATCTTTTTGGGCAGGGAGCCGATGCCGCATTAGTAAATGCTTCTGTATCTATAGGTGTGGTATTTACAGCCTTATTGATATTAGTCGTTTTAGGTACTTTAATAGGCCTAATTCCTGCAACAAAAGCAACAAGTATTAAACCAATAGAAGCTTTAAGAGAAGAATAA
- a CDS encoding MBL fold metallo-hydrolase, whose protein sequence is MKLFKSILAIYILLINFSMYAQSKFDKVNIKTTPLSEHIYMLEGSGGNIGVSIGNDGVFIIDTQFAPLTPKILDAIKKLSNKPVKIVANTHHHGDHTGGNENLGNLGATIIAHENVRKRLLEQSPKLALPVITFNDKLNIQMNDEQVVIFHVENAHTDGDVMLYFTESNVLHTGDTFFNARYPYIDISSGGSVNGYINAVKSGLMFVDDDTKIIPGHGNLGNKTEYTTFLNMLETVKVAVLEEISKNKTEDEVAANTSITKIYDDLGYGDHFINSEKMRRTFYISLKE, encoded by the coding sequence ATGAAATTATTTAAATCAATTCTAGCTATTTATATCCTTTTAATCAATTTCTCGATGTATGCGCAATCGAAATTTGATAAAGTCAATATTAAAACGACTCCATTATCAGAGCATATTTACATGCTCGAAGGTAGTGGCGGTAACATTGGCGTTTCTATTGGTAACGATGGTGTTTTTATAATTGACACGCAATTTGCACCACTAACTCCAAAAATATTAGATGCCATAAAAAAACTAAGCAACAAACCAGTTAAAATTGTCGCCAATACACATCACCATGGCGATCATACCGGTGGAAACGAAAACCTAGGTAATTTAGGAGCAACTATAATTGCACACGAGAATGTTAGAAAACGTCTCCTAGAGCAAAGTCCGAAATTAGCATTACCAGTAATTACTTTTAACGACAAACTAAACATACAAATGAACGACGAGCAGGTCGTGATTTTCCATGTTGAAAACGCCCATACCGATGGTGATGTTATGCTTTATTTTACAGAAAGTAATGTTTTACATACTGGAGACACTTTTTTTAACGCACGCTATCCTTATATAGACATAAGTTCTGGAGGTAGTGTAAATGGCTATATTAATGCGGTAAAATCTGGATTAATGTTTGTTGACGATGACACTAAAATTATTCCAGGACATGGAAACCTAGGAAACAAAACGGAGTACACAACCTTCTTAAACATGTTAGAAACAGTAAAAGTTGCCGTTTTAGAAGAAATAAGTAAAAATAAAACAGAAGACGAAGTCGCTGCTAATACATCGATTACCAAAATTTACGACGACTTAGGTTACGGCGACCATTTTATAAATAGCGAAAAAATGAGACGCACATTTTATATAAGTTTGAAAGAATAA
- a CDS encoding SCO family protein, with protein sequence MNKKNNYSYIGIAFIILVFGIIFIPKIVDRVSNDDITRQSGRSDQKEAISKTSDLEFIKINGEAKKVPAFAFTNQDGVTITDKDYVGKVYVIEFFFTTCPTICPRMSKNLVQVQNTFEGFEDFGVASFTINPSHDTPEVLKAYAEKYGVTNPNWNLMTGEKAAIYKLANQGFNLYAAEAENVAGGFEHSGNFALIDKKGFIRSRTDDYGNPIIYYRGIASESEKVDDDGVKEEISALKADIKKLLNE encoded by the coding sequence ATGAATAAAAAAAATAATTACTCATACATTGGCATCGCTTTTATTATTTTAGTTTTCGGAATTATTTTTATCCCGAAAATAGTTGATAGAGTTTCTAATGATGATATTACTAGACAATCTGGGAGAAGTGATCAAAAAGAAGCGATTTCTAAAACTTCAGATTTAGAATTTATTAAAATTAATGGTGAAGCAAAAAAAGTACCTGCATTTGCGTTTACCAATCAAGATGGTGTAACAATTACAGATAAGGATTATGTAGGAAAGGTGTATGTTATCGAGTTCTTTTTTACAACCTGTCCTACTATTTGCCCAAGAATGAGTAAAAACTTAGTTCAGGTTCAGAATACTTTCGAAGGTTTTGAGGATTTTGGTGTAGCTTCCTTTACCATAAACCCATCTCATGATACCCCCGAGGTTTTAAAAGCTTACGCTGAAAAATACGGGGTTACTAACCCAAATTGGAACTTAATGACTGGAGAAAAAGCTGCTATTTATAAACTAGCCAACCAAGGTTTTAATTTATATGCCGCCGAAGCCGAAAATGTAGCTGGTGGTTTTGAGCATTCTGGTAATTTTGCTTTAATTGATAAAAAGGGTTTTATTCGATCTCGAACTGACGATTACGGTAATCCAATTATATATTACCGAGGCATTGCTTCGGAAAGCGAGAAAGTAGATGACGATGGCGTAAAAGAAGAAATTAGTGCATTAAAGGCAGATATTAAAAAATTACTAAATGAATAA
- a CDS encoding cytochrome c oxidase subunit 3, with the protein MSTAVAEGKTWNGGNEPLKASYGKMMMWFFIVSDALTFSAFLAAYGFSRFKFIDAWPIADEVFTHFPFLHGVDAPMYYVAFMTFVLIMSSVTMVLAVDAGHHLNKAKVTIYMFLTVIGGIIFVGSQAWEWNTFIKGEYGAVQTKGGNILQFGEYVEQDGEQVFKRIAVKDFAVVDTHKERTLQERKNGLWFVGEGSIPAYDVNEVLKGMEAHENVLVRTHYIDEESGEKIVLSRDHSLKTLKNNGTLYVEGANLKANEYGAPLFADFFFFITGFHGFHVLSGVIINIIVFFNVVLGTYEKRKSYEMVEKVGLYWHFVDLVWVFVFTFFYLV; encoded by the coding sequence ATGAGTACAGCAGTAGCAGAAGGCAAAACTTGGAATGGCGGGAATGAACCGTTAAAGGCAAGTTACGGTAAAATGATGATGTGGTTTTTCATCGTATCGGATGCTTTAACATTTTCGGCTTTTTTAGCAGCTTACGGATTTTCTAGATTTAAATTTATTGATGCTTGGCCAATTGCCGATGAAGTGTTTACTCACTTTCCGTTTTTACATGGTGTAGATGCACCTATGTATTATGTGGCGTTTATGACGTTTGTCCTTATTATGTCGTCGGTAACGATGGTATTAGCGGTAGATGCTGGACACCACTTAAACAAAGCAAAAGTTACTATTTACATGTTTTTAACTGTAATAGGAGGTATCATTTTCGTGGGTTCTCAAGCTTGGGAATGGAATACCTTTATTAAAGGTGAATATGGTGCAGTACAAACTAAAGGTGGAAACATCTTACAGTTTGGAGAGTACGTAGAGCAAGATGGCGAACAAGTTTTTAAACGTATTGCTGTTAAGGATTTTGCAGTTGTTGATACACACAAAGAAAGAACATTACAAGAAAGAAAAAACGGACTTTGGTTTGTTGGCGAAGGTAGTATACCTGCTTACGATGTGAATGAAGTTTTAAAAGGTATGGAAGCGCATGAAAATGTGTTAGTGCGTACACATTATATAGACGAAGAGTCTGGAGAAAAAATTGTTTTAAGTAGAGATCATTCTTTAAAAACTTTAAAGAATAACGGGACATTATATGTTGAAGGTGCAAACCTGAAAGCTAATGAATATGGTGCGCCATTGTTTGCAGATTTCTTTTTCTTTATTACAGGTTTTCACGGTTTTCACGTATTATCGGGTGTTATTATTAATATCATTGTTTTCTTTAATGTGGTATTAGGAACTTACGAAAAACGTAAAAGCTACGAAATGGTTGAGAAAGTTGGTTTATACTGGCACTTTGTAGATTTAGTTTGGGTATTTGTCTTTACTTTCTTCTACTTAGTTTAA
- a CDS encoding efflux RND transporter periplasmic adaptor subunit gives MKKTVKIIAVIVVILLLAFVLKYFKDANSKGIEEFKVESPFYTSINTKAVATGKLNPEEEIELKPQIPGIVDKILVEEGDKVKKGDLIATIRVVPNEQSLVSASSRISSTKLSFENAKVLYNRNKALFEKGVISKQDFENSELGYNQAKETYGQAQNDYQIIKRGSISGGSSANTNIVAQIPGTILEIPVREGDQVIQSNNFNAGTTIATIADMSLMIFEGKVDEAEVGKLKEGKVIKVVLGAIANKEFPAKLTFVAPKGIEENGAVQFTIKADVEIDSTTNIRAGYSANAEIDIEAKDSVLAIREALLQYNRITEKPFVEISEGDNKYRKENVELGLSDGINVEILEGVKEGDKIKVWNKASKDNEDEDEDE, from the coding sequence ATGAAAAAAACAGTAAAAATTATTGCAGTAATAGTAGTCATCTTACTATTAGCCTTTGTATTAAAGTATTTTAAGGATGCAAATTCTAAAGGTATTGAAGAGTTTAAGGTCGAGTCACCTTTTTACACATCAATTAATACAAAAGCAGTTGCCACAGGGAAATTAAACCCAGAGGAGGAGATTGAATTGAAACCTCAAATTCCTGGTATTGTAGATAAGATTTTAGTTGAAGAAGGAGACAAGGTTAAAAAAGGAGATTTAATTGCTACTATTAGAGTAGTACCAAACGAGCAAAGTTTGGTAAGTGCAAGTAGCCGTATATCATCTACTAAATTATCTTTTGAGAACGCAAAAGTATTGTACAATCGAAACAAAGCTCTTTTCGAAAAAGGTGTTATTTCTAAGCAAGACTTTGAGAACAGTGAGTTAGGTTACAATCAAGCCAAAGAAACTTACGGACAAGCGCAAAACGATTATCAAATCATTAAGCGTGGTTCTATTTCTGGAGGAAGCTCTGCAAACACCAATATTGTTGCTCAAATTCCTGGTACTATTTTAGAGATTCCAGTAAGAGAAGGCGATCAAGTAATTCAAAGTAATAACTTTAATGCAGGAACAACTATTGCTACTATTGCAGATATGAGTTTAATGATTTTTGAAGGTAAAGTTGATGAAGCTGAAGTAGGAAAGTTAAAAGAAGGTAAAGTGATTAAAGTTGTTTTAGGAGCTATTGCTAATAAAGAATTTCCTGCAAAATTAACGTTTGTTGCACCAAAAGGTATTGAAGAAAACGGAGCGGTACAGTTTACTATTAAAGCCGATGTTGAAATAGATTCTACTACAAATATTAGAGCAGGGTATAGCGCCAATGCAGAAATTGATATTGAAGCTAAGGATAGTGTTTTGGCTATTAGAGAAGCTTTACTGCAGTATAATAGAATTACAGAAAAACCTTTTGTTGAAATATCTGAAGGAGATAACAAATACCGTAAAGAAAACGTAGAGTTAGGTCTGTCTGATGGTATAAATGTAGAAATACTAGAAGGCGTTAAAGAAGGCGATAAGATTAAGGTTTGGAATAAAGCATCAAAAGATAACGAAGATGAGGACGAAGATGAATAA
- a CDS encoding DUF420 domain-containing protein: MNKDDKILDDKKYNKLIIALSIAIPVVVAILFGVKIDAELPVFLPPIYASVNALTALVLVLAFIAIQNKKIKLHEGLMKFAIGLSLMFLVMYIAYHMTSDSTKYGGEGMIKYVYYSILLTHILMSIVVIPFVLITYVRAITNNIEKHRKIAKITFPLWLYVAVSGVVVFIMISPYY, translated from the coding sequence ATGAATAAAGACGATAAGATTTTAGATGATAAAAAATACAATAAACTTATCATTGCGCTTTCTATAGCCATTCCGGTTGTTGTAGCTATTCTTTTTGGTGTTAAAATTGATGCCGAATTACCTGTGTTTTTACCACCTATTTACGCATCTGTTAATGCTTTAACGGCTTTAGTTTTAGTTTTGGCTTTTATTGCTATTCAGAATAAAAAAATAAAACTTCATGAAGGTTTAATGAAGTTTGCTATTGGTTTATCTCTTATGTTTTTGGTTATGTATATTGCCTATCATATGACGAGCGACTCTACTAAATATGGAGGAGAAGGAATGATAAAGTATGTGTATTATTCTATTTTGTTAACACATATTTTAATGTCTATTGTGGTAATTCCATTTGTATTAATCACCTATGTTCGTGCCATTACAAATAATATTGAAAAACACCGTAAAATCGCTAAGATTACATTCCCGCTTTGGTTATATGTGGCTGTTTCTGGTGTGGTTGTTTTTATAATGATTTCGCCTTATTATTAG
- a CDS encoding heme-copper oxidase subunit III, giving the protein MDLTQGTTEEKHGRAKKMMLWFGIISLIMSFMGWTSAFIVSSSRPDWLGDFKLPNAFIISTVVIVVSSITFLLAKKALKSGQHKATSMWLLVTLALGILFIYNQFAGFRQIIDLGYNFTGPTSNVTMSYIYLIALVHIIHVVAGLICLLVVIYNHFKQKYSATNMLGFELAATFWHFIDILWVYLFLFLYFVR; this is encoded by the coding sequence ATGGATTTAACTCAAGGAACAACAGAGGAGAAACACGGCAGAGCTAAGAAAATGATGCTTTGGTTCGGTATTATTTCACTTATAATGTCTTTTATGGGATGGACGAGTGCTTTTATTGTAAGTAGCTCACGTCCCGATTGGCTAGGTGATTTTAAATTGCCAAACGCTTTTATTATTAGTACGGTTGTTATTGTTGTTAGTAGTATTACGTTTTTATTGGCTAAAAAAGCATTAAAAAGCGGGCAACACAAAGCAACGAGCATGTGGTTGTTGGTCACGTTAGCTTTAGGTATTTTGTTTATTTATAATCAGTTTGCTGGTTTTAGACAAATTATAGATTTAGGGTATAATTTTACAGGACCAACGAGTAATGTTACCATGTCGTACATTTATTTAATTGCTTTAGTACACATTATACATGTTGTGGCTGGGTTAATTTGTCTGTTGGTTGTAATTTATAATCATTTTAAACAAAAGTATAGCGCCACAAACATGTTAGGTTTTGAATTGGCAGCTACATTCTGGCATTTTATAGATATTCTATGGGTGTATTTATTTCTGTTTTTATACTTTGTGAGATAG